The following proteins are co-located in the Neisseria sp. Marseille-Q6792 genome:
- a CDS encoding carbon starvation CstA family protein, which yields MKSLKTFLIWGIVVLVGVASFTTLALSRGEQVSAVWMVTAAVSVYCIAYRFYSLYIAKYVMQLDPNRLTPAERHNDGLDYVPTHKGVLFGHHFAAIAGAGPLVGPVLAAQMGYLPGTLWIIFGVVFAGAVQDMMVLFVSMRRDGKSLGDIVKQELGTVPGVIASIGILMIMVIIMAVLALIVVKALVHSPWGTFTIAATMPIALFMGIYTRYIRPGKIGEISIVGFILLMLAVIYGDNVAQSSIGHWFDLDGIQLTWAIMIYGFVASVLPVWLLLTPRDYLSTFLKIGTIVALAIGILIVGPALQMPAVTHFIDGSGPVFSGALFPFLFITIACGAVSGFHALISSGTTPKMLENETHVRMIGYGGMLMESFVAIMALAAAASLDPGVYFAMNSPAALIGTDANTAAEVITTKLQFPVDAATLLHTAKEVGENTILSRAGGAPTLAVGMAHIMSRLIPGEAMMAFWYHFALLFEALFILTAVDAGTRVARFMIQDLGSIFYKPFGNTDSIPANLIATFFAVALWGYFLYTGVTDPLGGINSLWPLFGIANQMLAGVALIMCAVVLIKMKRDRYVWVALVPAVGVLFVTCYAGLQKLFHSDPRVSFLAHAGKYSDALAKNEVLAPAKDIGEMAQIIFNDQINAGLTILFLSVVVIVAAYGLRTALKARKVGWPTAKEIPAVYRDGKQPEAQSEA from the coding sequence ATGAAATCACTCAAAACGTTCCTCATTTGGGGTATTGTGGTTTTGGTCGGCGTAGCGTCCTTTACCACTTTAGCCCTCAGTCGGGGCGAGCAGGTCAGCGCGGTATGGATGGTTACCGCCGCCGTATCGGTGTACTGCATCGCTTACCGTTTTTACAGTCTCTACATCGCCAAATATGTGATGCAGCTTGATCCGAACCGCCTCACGCCCGCCGAGCGGCACAATGACGGTTTGGACTATGTGCCGACACACAAAGGCGTATTGTTCGGACACCACTTTGCCGCGATTGCAGGCGCAGGCCCCTTGGTCGGCCCTGTACTGGCTGCGCAAATGGGTTACCTGCCGGGTACGCTGTGGATTATCTTCGGCGTAGTGTTCGCCGGTGCGGTACAAGACATGATGGTTTTATTCGTCTCCATGCGCCGCGACGGTAAGTCTTTGGGTGATATCGTCAAACAAGAACTCGGCACCGTGCCGGGTGTGATTGCGTCCATCGGTATTTTGATGATTATGGTCATCATCATGGCGGTGTTGGCGCTGATTGTGGTGAAAGCACTGGTTCACAGCCCTTGGGGTACGTTTACCATTGCAGCAACTATGCCGATTGCGCTGTTTATGGGTATTTACACCCGCTATATCCGTCCGGGCAAAATCGGCGAGATTTCCATCGTCGGCTTTATCCTGCTGATGCTGGCCGTAATTTACGGCGACAATGTGGCGCAAAGCTCCATCGGTCACTGGTTTGACCTTGACGGCATCCAGCTCACCTGGGCGATTATGATTTACGGTTTCGTGGCTTCCGTATTGCCGGTATGGCTGCTGCTGACTCCGCGCGACTATCTCTCTACCTTCCTGAAAATCGGTACGATTGTCGCACTCGCCATCGGTATCCTCATCGTAGGTCCTGCGCTGCAAATGCCTGCCGTAACCCACTTTATCGACGGTTCCGGCCCTGTATTCTCAGGCGCATTGTTCCCATTCTTGTTCATTACCATCGCCTGCGGTGCGGTTTCGGGCTTCCACGCGCTGATTTCCTCCGGCACTACGCCGAAAATGCTGGAAAACGAAACCCACGTCCGCATGATCGGTTACGGCGGTATGTTGATGGAAAGTTTCGTAGCCATTATGGCACTTGCCGCTGCCGCATCGCTCGATCCCGGCGTGTACTTCGCCATGAACAGCCCAGCCGCCCTGATCGGTACGGATGCTAATACCGCCGCCGAAGTGATTACCACCAAGCTGCAATTTCCTGTCGATGCGGCAACCCTGTTGCACACCGCTAAGGAAGTGGGCGAAAACACCATCCTTTCCCGTGCAGGCGGTGCACCTACCCTCGCAGTCGGTATGGCGCACATTATGAGCCGCCTGATTCCGGGCGAAGCCATGATGGCGTTCTGGTATCACTTCGCCCTGTTGTTTGAAGCCTTGTTCATCCTGACCGCCGTCGATGCCGGTACGCGCGTCGCACGTTTTATGATTCAAGACTTGGGCAGCATCTTCTACAAACCTTTCGGCAACACCGACTCCATCCCCGCCAACCTGATTGCGACCTTCTTCGCCGTGGCATTGTGGGGCTACTTCCTCTACACCGGCGTAACCGACCCGCTGGGCGGCATCAACTCGCTCTGGCCTTTGTTCGGCATCGCCAACCAAATGCTGGCGGGCGTAGCCTTGATTATGTGCGCCGTGGTGCTGATTAAGATGAAACGCGACCGTTATGTTTGGGTGGCACTCGTTCCCGCCGTCGGCGTACTGTTTGTAACCTGTTACGCCGGTCTGCAAAAACTGTTCCACAGCGACCCGCGCGTCAGCTTCCTCGCTCATGCCGGCAAATACAGCGACGCATTGGCTAAAAACGAAGTCCTTGCACCCGCTAAAGACATCGGCGAAATGGCGCAAATCATCTTCAACGACCAAATTAATGCCGGTCTGACCATCCTCTTCTTGTCGGTTGTCGTGATTGTCGCCGCGTACGGTTTGCGTACCGCCCTCAAAGCACGCAAAGTCGGCTGGCCGACCGCCAAAGAAATCCCGGCGGTGTACCGCGACGGCAAACAGCCGGAGGCACAAAGTGAAGCATAA
- a CDS encoding YbdD/YjiX family protein has translation MKHKLASWWKTIKLTANLMAGVPDYENYVAQQRKHNPNAPVMTKLQFQDYCRKRRCGANGGRCC, from the coding sequence GTGAAGCATAAGCTCGCGTCTTGGTGGAAAACCATCAAGCTGACGGCAAACTTGATGGCAGGCGTGCCCGATTATGAAAACTACGTTGCACAACAACGCAAACATAATCCCAACGCCCCCGTGATGACCAAGCTGCAATTTCAAGACTACTGCCGCAAGCGCCGCTGCGGCGCAAACGGCGGACGCTGCTGTTAA
- a CDS encoding rRNA large subunit pseudouridine synthase E, translated as MKNLIAFNKPYGVICQFSPHEKHKSLKDFIDLPSFYPAGRLDTDSEGLLLLTDDGRLQAQITDPKFKHPKTYWAQLEGVPDENRLESLRKGIDLGDFVTRPATVRILKHGEADSLWERIPPIRVRKTVPDFWIEITISEGKNRQVRRMTAKAGYPCLRLIRVASGRLKLFDLDLKPGEWIYAPFKP; from the coding sequence ATGAAAAACCTCATCGCCTTCAACAAACCCTATGGCGTTATCTGCCAATTTTCACCGCACGAAAAACACAAAAGCCTCAAAGACTTCATCGATCTGCCCAGCTTCTACCCCGCCGGACGGCTCGACACCGACAGCGAGGGGCTGCTTCTGCTGACCGACGACGGCAGACTTCAAGCACAAATTACCGACCCCAAATTCAAACACCCCAAAACCTACTGGGCGCAATTGGAGGGCGTACCCGACGAAAACCGATTGGAAAGCCTAAGAAAAGGGATAGACTTGGGCGATTTCGTTACCCGTCCGGCAACCGTCCGCATCTTGAAACACGGCGAAGCAGATTCGTTATGGGAGCGCATCCCGCCGATACGCGTCCGCAAAACCGTTCCCGATTTTTGGATTGAAATTACCATTTCTGAGGGCAAAAACCGCCAAGTCAGGCGAATGACCGCCAAGGCGGGCTATCCCTGCCTGCGTCTGATCAGAGTGGCAAGCGGCAGACTGAAACTGTTTGATTTGGATTTGAAACCCGGGGAATGGATATACGCTCCGTTTAAGCCATAA
- a CDS encoding aspartate kinase, translated as MALIVHKYGGTSVGSPERIKNVAKRVAKARAEGHDIVVVVSAMSGETNRLVALAHEMQEHPDPRELDVVLATGEQVTIGLLAMALKDIGVDAKSYTGWQVALKTDTAHTKARIESIDDEKMRADLADGKVVIVAGFQGISSEGDISTLGRGGSDTSAVALAAALKADECQIYTDVDGVYTTDPRVVPEARRMDTVTFEEMIELASLGSKVLQIRSVEFAGKYKVRLRVLSSLQDGGNGTLITFEEDDNMEKAAVTGIAFDKNQARINVRGVPDKPGVAYQILGAVADANIEVDMIIQNVGSEGTTDFSFTVPRGDYKQTLEILSKRQDSIGAASIDGDDTVCKVSAVGLGMRSHVGVAAKIFRTLAEEGINIQMISTSEIKVSVLIDEKYMELATRVLHKAFDLG; from the coding sequence ATGGCGTTAATCGTACATAAATACGGCGGCACATCCGTAGGCTCGCCCGAACGCATCAAAAACGTGGCTAAACGTGTCGCCAAAGCCCGCGCCGAAGGACACGACATCGTCGTCGTCGTATCCGCCATGAGCGGCGAAACCAACCGCCTGGTTGCGTTGGCGCACGAAATGCAGGAGCATCCCGATCCGCGCGAGCTGGACGTCGTCTTAGCTACCGGCGAACAAGTAACCATCGGCCTTTTGGCAATGGCGTTGAAAGACATCGGCGTGGATGCCAAAAGCTACACGGGCTGGCAGGTCGCCCTCAAAACCGATACCGCCCACACTAAAGCCCGCATCGAAAGCATTGATGACGAAAAAATGCGTGCCGACCTCGCCGATGGCAAAGTCGTCATCGTTGCCGGCTTCCAAGGCATCAGCAGCGAAGGCGATATTTCCACGCTCGGACGCGGCGGTTCCGACACTTCCGCCGTTGCGCTCGCCGCAGCCCTCAAAGCAGACGAATGCCAAATCTATACCGATGTAGACGGCGTTTACACCACCGACCCCCGCGTTGTACCCGAAGCGCGCCGCATGGATACGGTAACGTTTGAAGAAATGATCGAACTAGCCAGCCTCGGTTCGAAAGTTTTGCAAATCCGTTCAGTAGAATTTGCCGGAAAATACAAAGTGCGCCTGCGCGTACTGAGCAGCCTGCAAGATGGCGGCAACGGCACTTTAATTACCTTTGAAGAGGACGACAACATGGAAAAAGCCGCCGTAACCGGTATCGCATTCGATAAAAATCAAGCCCGTATCAACGTGCGCGGCGTACCCGACAAACCCGGTGTTGCCTATCAGATTTTGGGCGCGGTCGCCGATGCCAACATCGAAGTCGATATGATTATCCAAAATGTCGGCAGCGAAGGCACAACCGATTTTTCCTTTACCGTACCGCGCGGCGATTACAAACAGACTTTGGAAATCCTGTCGAAACGCCAAGACAGTATCGGCGCGGCCTCTATCGACGGCGACGACACCGTGTGCAAAGTCTCCGCAGTCGGTTTGGGTATGCGTTCGCACGTCGGCGTAGCCGCCAAAATCTTCCGCACGCTCGCCGAAGAGGGCATCAACATCCAAATGATTTCAACCTCCGAAATCAAAGTTTCCGTATTGATTGATGAAAAATACATGGAACTGGCAACCAGGGTATTGCATAAAGCCTTTGATTTGGGCTGA
- the rph gene encoding ribonuclease PH, which translates to MPDYIRTSRAADSLRDIKITPHFLPHTDGSCLIECGNTKVICTASVDENVPPFLRGKNQGWVTAEYGMLPASTASRMRREASAGKQSGRTQEIQRLIGRSLRAVVDMEKLGERQILIDCDVIQADGGTRTASITGAFVALQIAVGKLLSDGILTENPIREAVAAVSAGVVNGVPLLDLDYPEDSGCDSDVNIVMTASGKIIEIQGTAEGAPFSLEELGKLIGLAEQGIRELVRYQQNALSVA; encoded by the coding sequence ATGCCTGATTACATCCGCACCTCACGCGCCGCCGACAGCCTGCGCGATATCAAAATCACCCCTCATTTCCTGCCGCATACGGACGGTTCGTGTCTTATTGAATGCGGTAATACCAAAGTTATCTGTACCGCTTCCGTGGATGAAAATGTCCCACCGTTTTTGCGCGGTAAAAACCAAGGCTGGGTAACGGCGGAATACGGGATGCTGCCTGCGTCCACCGCTTCGCGTATGCGCCGCGAAGCTTCGGCGGGCAAACAGTCCGGGCGCACGCAGGAAATCCAACGTTTGATCGGGCGTTCGCTGCGCGCGGTCGTGGATATGGAAAAACTCGGCGAACGACAAATTTTGATTGACTGCGATGTGATTCAGGCGGACGGAGGCACGCGCACGGCTTCGATTACCGGTGCGTTCGTCGCGTTGCAAATCGCCGTCGGAAAATTGCTTTCAGACGGCATATTGACCGAAAATCCCATCCGCGAAGCCGTTGCCGCCGTATCCGCAGGCGTAGTGAACGGAGTGCCGCTTTTGGATTTGGATTATCCCGAAGACTCCGGTTGCGACAGTGATGTGAATATCGTGATGACCGCATCGGGAAAAATCATCGAAATACAGGGAACGGCGGAAGGCGCGCCATTCAGTTTGGAAGAATTGGGCAAACTGATCGGATTGGCCGAACAAGGCATAAGAGAGCTGGTGCGATATCAGCAAAATGCATTGTCCGTTGCTTAA
- a CDS encoding universal stress protein, producing MYKHLVVAVDGSETSINALKHAAELAGVNSARLTLVHVANPAEYMALAPEFLQHESYEAAAIAQGNEVLDAAERTARELGVENTVKHLLVANKGAREMAQDLVDYADENGADLLVLGTHGRTGLMHLLMGSFAETVMRQSHLPLLIIRSKAEEA from the coding sequence ATGTACAAACATCTGGTCGTTGCCGTTGACGGCAGTGAAACTTCCATCAATGCCCTGAAACATGCCGCCGAACTTGCAGGAGTCAACAGCGCGCGCTTGACTTTGGTGCACGTTGCCAATCCTGCCGAATATATGGCACTTGCCCCTGAATTTTTGCAACACGAGAGTTACGAGGCAGCAGCCATTGCACAAGGCAACGAGGTTTTGGATGCCGCCGAGCGCACCGCCCGGGAACTGGGTGTGGAAAATACCGTCAAACACCTGCTGGTTGCCAATAAGGGTGCGCGCGAAATGGCGCAGGATTTGGTCGATTATGCCGATGAAAACGGTGCCGACCTGCTGGTGTTGGGCACGCACGGACGTACCGGGCTGATGCACCTTTTGATGGGCAGTTTCGCCGAAACGGTAATGCGCCAAAGCCACCTGCCGCTTTTGATTATCCGCAGCAAAGCCGAAGAGGCGTAG
- a CDS encoding tRNA threonylcarbamoyladenosine dehydratase, whose amino-acid sequence MSDNALTSSRRFGGIARLYGDSALAHFSQAHVCVVGVGGVGSWAVEALARTGIGRLTLIDLDNVAESNVNRQLHALTGDFGKAKVTALRERITQINPQCEVFEIEDFVTEDNLDEIFGRSFDFVIDAIDQMRVKAAMAAYFVKNRQPFIISGGAGGQKNPALIQTADLSRVTHDPLLANLRYTLRKRYGFSRDTKEKMRVPCVFSTENIVPPQSGAACSADTAPQGLSCAGYGASMLVTASFGLYCAQAAVEHIAGKK is encoded by the coding sequence ATGTCCGACAACGCTTTGACCTCTTCGCGACGCTTCGGCGGCATCGCCAGACTCTACGGAGACTCTGCCTTGGCGCACTTTTCACAGGCACACGTCTGCGTGGTCGGCGTGGGCGGTGTCGGCTCGTGGGCGGTCGAGGCTTTGGCGCGGACGGGCATCGGACGTTTGACTTTGATTGATTTGGACAACGTTGCCGAATCGAATGTCAACCGCCAGCTGCACGCCCTGACCGGCGACTTCGGCAAAGCAAAAGTTACCGCCTTGCGCGAACGTATTACACAAATCAATCCGCAATGCGAAGTATTTGAAATTGAAGATTTCGTTACCGAAGACAATTTGGACGAAATATTCGGCAGAAGCTTCGATTTCGTCATCGACGCGATCGACCAAATGCGCGTCAAAGCGGCAATGGCGGCTTATTTTGTGAAAAACCGTCAGCCTTTTATCATCAGCGGCGGCGCGGGCGGACAGAAAAACCCCGCCCTGATCCAAACCGCCGACTTAAGCCGCGTAACCCACGATCCGCTGCTTGCCAACCTGCGCTACACCTTGCGGAAACGCTACGGCTTCAGCCGCGATACTAAGGAAAAAATGCGCGTGCCCTGCGTGTTCTCAACCGAAAACATCGTACCGCCTCAATCGGGCGCGGCGTGTTCTGCCGATACCGCACCGCAGGGCTTGTCGTGCGCCGGCTATGGCGCAAGTATGCTCGTTACCGCTTCGTTCGGACTGTATTGCGCACAGGCGGCGGTGGAACACATCGCAGGCAAAAAATAA
- a CDS encoding ScpA family protein: protein MPPIPAPSAPSEHTVAWVFGQPVTDLPQDLFIPPDALKVVLGSFQGPLDLLLYLIRKQNIDVLDIPMVKITEQYLHYIAQMEAYQFDLAAEYLLMAAMLIEIKSRLLLPRTEAVEDEEADPRAELVRRLLAYEQMKLAAQGLDALPRAGRDFAWAYLPLEIAVEAKLPEVYIADLTQAWLGILSRAKHTRSHEVIKETISVRAQMTAILRRLNGHGICRFHDLFNPEQGAAYVVVNFIALLELAKEGLVGIVQEDSFGEIRISLNHEGAHSDGMNGTETPD, encoded by the coding sequence ATGCCGCCCATCCCTGCCCCATCCGCACCATCCGAGCACACTGTCGCATGGGTATTCGGTCAACCCGTTACCGATTTGCCCCAGGATTTGTTTATTCCGCCCGATGCATTGAAAGTCGTATTGGGCAGTTTTCAAGGCCCTTTGGATCTGCTGCTGTATCTGATCCGCAAACAGAATATCGACGTACTAGATATTCCGATGGTGAAGATTACCGAACAGTATCTGCACTATATTGCCCAAATGGAAGCCTACCAGTTTGATTTGGCGGCAGAATATCTTTTGATGGCGGCAATGCTGATTGAAATCAAATCGCGCCTGCTACTGCCGCGTACCGAAGCCGTCGAAGACGAAGAAGCCGACCCGCGTGCCGAGCTGGTGCGCCGCCTGTTGGCTTATGAGCAGATGAAGCTGGCGGCACAAGGGTTGGATGCGCTTCCTCGTGCGGGCCGGGATTTCGCATGGGCATACCTGCCGCTGGAAATTGCGGTCGAAGCCAAGCTGCCCGAGGTTTACATCGCCGATTTGACGCAGGCATGGTTGGGCATTCTTTCTCGGGCAAAACATACGCGCAGCCACGAAGTGATCAAAGAAACCATCTCCGTGCGAGCGCAAATGACGGCAATCCTGCGCCGTTTGAACGGACACGGAATATGCAGGTTTCACGACCTGTTCAATCCCGAACAGGGTGCGGCTTACGTGGTCGTCAACTTCATCGCACTGTTGGAGCTTGCCAAAGAAGGATTGGTCGGAATCGTACAGGAAGACAGTTTCGGAGAAATCCGAATCAGCCTCAATCATGAAGGGGCGCATTCAGACGGCATGAACGGGACAGAAACACCGGATTGA
- the brnQ gene encoding branched-chain amino acid transport system II carrier protein yields the protein MMTSKQNQASLWAVGLMLFALFFGAGNLIYPAYLGQQAGENWLISMLGFLLTGAGLPLLGVIAIGYSGSRDVEALASRVAPWYGIAFAASLYLAIGPLFAMPRTATVSFEIAVLPLIGNLSPNMAQAVFSLFFFGLTYWLSMSPGKLVDRIGKILTPALLLTIAVLVGYAALNPIGAPLAAQGDFALRPMIKGILEGYGTMDALASLVFAIIVIDAVRAMGVDNRSDLLKTTAISGLMAAGCLAAVYLLIGYMGATSVAGIGLQENGALVLSKSAQYYFGLGGNLLLGVIVLLACLTTAVGLVTSCAEYFNRLCPGISYKTFVIINTLVSIVLANKGLSAILQISVPMLMLLYPLTIVLILLTLTDRLFGGSRIVYFCTMMPALAVGLLDAYKTAFGFSETAAKAIDKALPLYSIGLGWIIPSLTCFALGCLLNAAVRKKS from the coding sequence ATGATGACAAGCAAACAAAACCAGGCCTCATTATGGGCGGTCGGACTCATGCTGTTTGCCCTGTTTTTCGGCGCAGGCAACCTCATCTATCCCGCGTATCTCGGCCAACAGGCAGGAGAAAACTGGCTGATTTCCATGCTCGGCTTCCTATTGACCGGAGCAGGCTTGCCGCTATTGGGCGTAATCGCCATCGGCTACTCGGGTTCCCGTGATGTCGAAGCACTCGCCTCGCGTGTCGCACCCTGGTACGGCATAGCGTTTGCCGCCTCCCTCTACCTTGCTATCGGCCCGCTGTTTGCCATGCCTCGGACGGCGACGGTTTCCTTTGAAATCGCCGTTTTACCGCTGATCGGCAATCTTTCCCCGAATATGGCTCAGGCAGTATTCAGCCTGTTTTTTTTCGGGCTGACTTACTGGCTTTCGATGTCTCCGGGCAAATTGGTTGACCGCATCGGAAAAATCCTGACGCCCGCACTCCTGCTGACCATCGCCGTATTGGTCGGTTATGCCGCACTCAACCCCATCGGCGCACCGCTTGCCGCACAAGGCGATTTTGCCCTCCGACCGATGATTAAAGGCATTTTGGAAGGCTACGGCACGATGGACGCCCTCGCCTCACTCGTATTTGCCATTATCGTTATCGACGCCGTCCGCGCCATGGGTGTCGACAACCGTTCGGACCTGCTGAAAACCACCGCCATATCAGGCCTGATGGCTGCAGGCTGCCTTGCTGCGGTTTACCTGCTGATAGGCTATATGGGGGCGACCAGTGTGGCGGGAATCGGTTTGCAGGAAAACGGTGCGCTGGTATTGTCGAAATCGGCACAATACTATTTCGGACTGGGCGGCAACCTGCTGCTGGGCGTTATCGTACTGCTAGCCTGTCTGACCACGGCGGTCGGTCTGGTTACCTCATGCGCCGAATATTTCAACCGCCTCTGTCCGGGCATTTCCTACAAAACCTTCGTCATCATCAATACGCTGGTTTCCATTGTCTTGGCAAACAAGGGTCTGTCAGCCATCCTGCAGATTTCCGTCCCCATGCTCATGCTGCTTTATCCGCTGACCATCGTACTCATCCTGCTGACCCTGACCGACAGGCTGTTCGGCGGTAGCCGCATCGTCTATTTCTGCACCATGATGCCTGCACTGGCGGTCGGTCTGCTCGATGCATACAAAACCGCCTTCGGTTTCAGCGAAACGGCAGCAAAAGCCATCGACAAAGCCCTTCCCCTATACAGCATAGGACTGGGCTGGATTATTCCCTCTTTAACTTGCTTTGCCTTAGGCTGCCTGCTCAATGCGGCCGTAAGGAAAAAATCCTGA
- the pncB gene encoding nicotinate phosphoribosyltransferase, with protein sequence MTGIIHSLLDTDLYKFTMLQVVLHQFPQTHSLYEFRCRNASTPYPLADIKEDLEKELDSLCQLRFTHDELGYLRSLRFIKSDFVDYLELFQLQRRFVEVGTDAEGRLNIRIEGPMIQAMFFEIFILAIVNELYFRRLETPAVIEEGERRLQAKAARLKEIAATQNPDDPPFLISDFGTRRRYNLPWQKHVIRTLLEAAPGIVRGTSNVYLAKKLGITPIGTMAHEFLQAFQALDVQLRNFQKAALESWVHEYRGDLGIALTDVVGMDAFLRDFDLYFAKLFDGLRHDSGDPYEWGDKAYTHYKKLKIDSRTKMLTFSDGLDIDRSWALHQYFKDRFKTSFGIGTNLTNDMGHTPLNIVLKLVECNGQSVAKLSDSPGKTMTNNNTFLAYLRQVFGVPAVQTS encoded by the coding sequence ATGACAGGCATCATACATTCACTTCTTGACACCGACCTCTACAAATTCACTATGCTGCAAGTGGTTCTGCACCAGTTTCCGCAGACACACAGCCTTTACGAATTCCGATGCCGCAATGCCTCAACTCCCTATCCGCTTGCCGATATCAAGGAAGACTTGGAAAAGGAACTTGACTCACTCTGCCAACTGCGCTTTACCCATGACGAACTCGGCTACCTCCGCAGCCTGCGTTTCATTAAAAGCGATTTTGTCGACTATCTCGAACTCTTCCAGCTCCAACGCCGCTTTGTTGAAGTCGGCACCGATGCCGAAGGCCGTCTGAACATCCGTATCGAAGGCCCCATGATTCAAGCGATGTTCTTTGAAATCTTCATCCTTGCCATCGTCAACGAACTTTACTTCCGCCGCCTGGAAACCCCTGCGGTCATAGAAGAAGGCGAACGCCGGCTTCAAGCCAAAGCCGCGCGTCTGAAAGAAATAGCCGCCACACAGAATCCGGACGATCCGCCCTTCCTGATTTCCGACTTCGGCACACGCCGCCGCTACAACCTCCCATGGCAGAAACACGTCATCCGCACCCTGCTCGAAGCCGCCCCCGGCATCGTACGCGGGACCAGCAACGTTTATCTCGCCAAAAAACTCGGCATTACCCCCATCGGCACCATGGCGCACGAGTTCCTGCAGGCATTCCAGGCCCTCGACGTACAATTGCGGAATTTCCAAAAAGCCGCGCTCGAAAGCTGGGTACACGAATACCGCGGCGACCTCGGTATCGCATTGACCGACGTGGTCGGCATGGATGCCTTCCTGCGCGATTTCGACCTTTATTTCGCCAAGCTCTTCGACGGTTTGCGGCATGATAGTGGAGACCCCTACGAATGGGGGGACAAAGCCTACACGCACTATAAAAAACTCAAAATCGACAGCCGAACCAAAATGCTGACCTTCTCCGACGGACTGGATATCGACCGATCTTGGGCTTTGCACCAATATTTCAAAGACCGCTTCAAAACCAGTTTCGGCATAGGCACCAACCTAACCAACGATATGGGGCATACGCCTTTGAATATCGTGTTGAAACTGGTCGAGTGCAACGGTCAGTCCGTCGCCAAGCTCTCCGATTCTCCCGGAAAAACCATGACCAATAACAATACCTTCCTTGCCTACCTGAGGCAGGTATTCGGCGTTCCCGCCGTACAAACATCCTAG